Genomic DNA from Pseudomonas sp. CCC3.1:
CGGGCCGGGCCGGGAATGGATGTTGGGGCAAGTGCGCAAGGGTTATCGCGTTGCTGTCGACCCGCCACTGTATGGCAACCGGATTCACGCGGATGATGCGGGCGGGCTTTTAGCGTTCTTGCTTGAGGCTGACCGGCACGGCAAAACCCTGGACGACTGTTATATCGGCGTCGATAACGACCCTGCGCCGTTGGCTGAGGTAGTGGGCTGGTTGCGTGAGCGTCTGGGTGTTACTGAGTGGGACGCTGAAGCCAGTGTGCGACGGGCGGGTAGCAAGCGTTGCAGCAACGCGCGGGCAAAAGCGTTGGGCTGGGAGCCGCGTTACCCGAGTTATCGCGAGGGGTATGCAGCGATCCTTGAGCGCAAGTAATGTAGGCGCTGACGAGGCACGAAGGCTGCGAGCTTTAAAAGGTCAAAAGATCGCAGCCTGCGGCAGCTCCAACGCAGGCTTCACCCGCCGTTAAAGCTGCTTTTCCAGCCGCCATTCCAGCTTGCCTGGATAAAACTGAGGCATTTCGTCAGGCTTGGCGGAGTCCAGGGCCTGGAAAATTTCCAGCTGTGAGCCGTTACGGACAAAGATGTGCGCTGCGCCGACTTCGTCCTGTTGCAGCCACAGGCTGTCGTATTCACCGCTCATCGATGCGCAATCGCCCGCCAGGCACAAGGCGTAGGCGTTGTGATTTGGCAGACCGGTGATTTTGCCGTCGGGCAAAAAGGTCACGGCATTGCCCTGCCCTGCACCGCTGACCACGCGCCATTGACCACCCAGGTAGGCAGATTTGAGCGCGTGTTCGAAGTTTGTGCCCAAAGGCGCATCGCTGGCCAGGTGTACAGGCGAGCGAGTAAAGGATTGTTGCGGGTCAGACTCGGCGGCGGCTTGTATCAACTGGTCGCCGTCCAGGCTCAGGTTAGTGGCTGAGCTGCCATAAACGTTGACCTGCCACACACGATTCTTCTCAGGCAAGAGATTGCCTTCGACCCATTCAAAGCCATTGGTGTAGCTGGCTTTGGCGTTTTTGGCGTCGATTTTCCATTCAAGGTTTGGCCCGTTGGCCAGCAAGGCCTCGCGCAGGTTGCCGCCGTTGGCCGCTTCATCGATTGCAGCCTGGTTGATCCAGACGCCACTGATATCGCGAGGAGCGGGTTCGCTGGCACAGCCACCCAAAAAAACGGCGAGCAGTGACAAGGCTAGCGCTTTGCGCATAGTGGAATCCTTTTAAAGCGGGGGTGGCGCAGCAGGAAGGCGCTGCGCCGGGGGAGCATTACTCGAGTACGAGAATGGCGTCCATCTCAACCTGCGAGCCCTTTGGCAGAGCTGCAACGCCGATGGCTGCGCGTGCTGGGTACGGTTGTTCGAAGTACTTGCCCATGATCTCGTTGACCTTGGCAAAGTGGCTCAGGTCAGTCAGGAAAATGTTCAGTTTGACGATGTCTTTGAACGAGCCACCTGCGGCTTCAGCCACCGACTTCAGGTTTTCGAATACCTGAACGGTCTGGGCTTCAAAGCCTTCAACCAGTTCCATGGTTTTTGGGTCCAGCGGGATTTGACCGGACATGTAGACGGTATTGCCAGCTTTGATCGCCTGAGAGTAAGTGCCGATTGCAGCAGGTGCCTTATCGCTGGTGATAACAGTCTTGGACATGGGGGACTCCTTGTAATTAGGTGGCTACGCACGCATGCGAGTGATGCGGATGACCCCGGTAAGGGCGCGCAGTTTTTTGATCACGCGAGCCAGGTGCACGCGGTCGTGCACGCTGACCACCAGTTGGACCACGCTGATTCGACCATCGCGTTCGTCCATGCTGATCTTTTCGATGTTGCCGTCGGCGGCGTTGACGCTGCTGGCCAGCAGTGCGATCAGGCCGCGCTGGTGTTCCAGCTCGACGCGCAATTCAACGTTGAATTCGCCCGTAACGTCCTTGGCCCATGACAACTGGACGCATTTTTCGGGGTTGTGGCGGATTTCACTGATGTTGCGGCAGTTGTCCAAGTGCACAACCATGCCTTTGCCCGCCGACAAGTGGCCGACAATCGGATCGCCCGGGATCGGCGTACAGCATTTGGCGTAACTGAGCACCAAACCTTCTGTTCCGCGAATCGCCAGTGGACCTTCAGGGCTCGGCAGTTGCTCGCCCTCGCCCAGCAAGCGTCGGGCTACGACGTACGCCATGCGGTTGCCCAGGCCAATGTCTTCGAGCAGGTCTTCGATCTGTTCCAGGCGGTATTCCTGGAGCATGGCCTGAACCCGCTCGGCCGGGATCTTGTCCAGCGCGCTGTTGAAGCCGTTGAGCACCTTGTTCAGCAAACGCTCGCCGAGGTTGATCGACTCGGAGCGGCGTTGCAGTTTCAGGGCATGGCGAATGTGCGTGCGGGCCTTGCCGGTGACCACAAAGTTGAGCCAGGCCGGGTTCGGACGCGCGCCGGGGGCGCTGACGATCTCGACCGTGGAGCCGCTTTGCAGGGGCTCGGACAGCGGAGCGAGACGGCGATTGATGCGGCACGCAATGCAGCTGTTGCCGACGTCGGTGTGCACCGCGTAGGCAAAGTCGACCGCCGTGGAGCCTTTAGGCAGCTCCATGATTCGGCCTTTAGGCGTAAAGACGTAGACCTCGTCCGGGAACAGGTCGATTTTTACGCTTTCGATAAATTCGAGGGAGTTGCCTGCGCGCTGCTGCATTTCCAGCACGCCTTTGACCCATTGGCGCGCCCGGGCGTGAGTCCCCGTGTGCTGCTCGTCACCACTGGACTTGTACAACCAGTGCGCAGCGATGCCGTTGTTGGCCATTTCTTCCATTTCACGGGTACGGATCTGAATTTCGATCGGTACGCCGTGCATGCCAAACAGCGTGGTGTGCAGCGACTGGTAGCCGTTGGCTTTGGGAATGGCGATGTAGTCTTTGAAGCGCCCCGGCAGGGGTTTGTACAAATTATGTACAGCGCCCAACACGCGGTAGCAGGTATCGACCTTGTCGACGATGATCCGGAACGCATACACGTCCATGATCTCGTTGAAGGCCCGCCGCTTGCCGCGCATCTTTTTGTAGATGCCGTAGATATGCTTTTGGCGACCGCTCACTTCACCCTGAATGCCATCAATGGCCAGGCAGTGGCTGAGCGATTCTTCAATTTTGTTGACGATTTCTTTGCGATTGCCCCGGGCGCGTTTGACTGCCTGGTAAATGCGCGCGGAGCGCATCGGGTACATCGCTTTGAAACCGAGGTCTTCGAATTCGATACGAATGCTGTGCATGCCCAGCCGATTGGCAATGGGCGCGTAGATTTCCAGGGTTTCCTTGGCAATCCGCCGGCGTTTTTCGCCGGACAGCACTTCGAGGGTGCGCATGTTGTGCAAGCGGTCAGCCAGCTTCACCAGAATCACACGAATATCTCGCGCCATGGCCATGGCCATTTTCTGGAAGTTTTCAGCTTGGGCTTCGGCTTTGGTTTCGAAGTTCATCTGGGTCAGCTTGCTGACGCCATCGACCAGTTCGGCCACGGTTTCACCGAACTGCGCCACAAGCGCTTCTTTGGCTATACCGGTGTCTTCGATCACGTCATGCAGCATGGCCGCCATCAGGCTCTGATGGTCCATATGCATGTCGGCAAGGATGTTTGCCACTGCCAGCGGGTGCGTGACATAAGGCTCGCCGCTGCGTCGGCGTTGGCCGTCGTGGGCTTGTTCTGCGTAGAAATACGCTCGTCGGACCAGATTGACCTGGTCCGCACTGAGGTAGGCCGACAAGCGATCGGCGAGGGCGTCTATGCTCGGCATGAGGGAGCCTCCTGCCAAAACTGTGAACCCTTCGCCGTACTACGTCGACCGGGCATAGGCTTAGTTCGCCTCGTTGGACTCGTCCTCGAACGCTGCGAACAGCGGTTCGTCTTCGACGATTTCAGCGTTGGCGATAAACTCGTAGCTCATCAGGCCTTCTGCGATTTCACGCAGGGCAACAACGGTAGGCTTGTCGTTTTCCCACTGCACCAGAGGCTCTTTACCGCCGGTGGCCAGTTGACGGGCACGCTTGGTAGACAGCATGACCAGCTCAAAGCGGTTATCCACGTGTTCTAGACAGTCTTCAACGGTTACGCGGGCCATGGTCTTCCTCGTAGCAAATGCAATATGCGCGCTGCCCGGATGGGCGAGCGGACTCGACAGTTTAAAAAATCACCAGCCATTAGGGAAGCGCTGATTTTTCAAGCACACCACCCAAAGCCTCTGTAAGCGCCAATGTAAAGCGCTTGCAGGGGTTTTGGGAAGTGCTGTTTTAGCCGAGCAGTTCGGCCAGTAATTTACCAAAACGCTGCTGTTGACGTTTTTGCTGGAGGCGATTGGCGCGGAAAATGGCCTTCATGTCCTCCAGTGCCAGTGCAAAGTCGTCGTTAATGATCAGGTAGTCGTAGTCGACGTAGTGGCTCATTTCACTCACGGCTTCGCGCATGCGGCCGTCAATAATCTCGGCACTGTCCTGCCCGCGATTATCCAGACGATCACGCAAGGCCTGTTGGCTCGGCGGCAGAATGAAGATTGAACGCGCTTGCGGCATCAGCTTGCGAACCTGCTCGGCGCCTTGCCAGTCGATCTCCAGAATCAGGTCGTGGCCTTCATCCAGCGTCTGCTGCAAGTAGCTTTGCGAAGTGCCATACAGATTGCCAAACACTTCTGCGCGCTCCAGGAAGTCGCCGTGCTCGATCATCTTCACGAACGCTTCGCGCTCGACGAAGTGATAGTGCACGCCGTCCACTTCGCCGGGGCGCATGGCCCGGGTGGTGTGCGACACCGAGACGCGGATCTGCGGCTCAACGTCGATCAGGGCCTTGACCAGGCTGCTTTTCCCCGCCCCTGAAGGCGCGGAAATAATGTAGAGGGTGCCAGTGCTGTGGGTCATGTCGGGGTGAACCTTACTCAATATTCTGTACTTGTTCGCGCATTTGCTCGATCAACACTTTGAGGTTGACCGCTGCTTGGGTGCTGCGCGGGTCGAATGCCTTGGAGCCGAGGGTGTTGGCTTCCCGGTTAAGTTCTTGCATCAGGAAGTCGAGACGCCGACCGGCGGCACCGCCTGACTTGAGCACGCGGCGCACTTCAAGAATGTGAGTGCTGAGGCGGTCAAGCTCTTCGGCAACGTCGCTTTTTTGCGCGAGCATGACCATTTCTTGCTCAAGGCGCTGCGGATCAAGTTCGGCTTTCATGTCAGCAAAGCGATCCAGCACCTTTTGCCGCTGGGTAGCGAGCATTTGCGGGACCAGCACGCGCAGGGTCTCGACGTCGCCTTCAATGGCGGTCAAGCGTTCACTGATCAAGCGGGCCAGCTCTGCGCCTTCGCGCTCGCGGCCATTCTTGAGCTCTTGCAGACCTTGCTTGAACAGCGCCAGTGCCTGGTTGTTCAGGGCTTGCGGGTCGGTAGCGTCGGCCACCAAAACACCGGGCCAGGCCAGCACTTCAAGCGGGTTGAGGGCCGCGGGCTGCTTGATCAGGCTGGCGATGGTTTCGGCTGCGGCGACCAATTGTGCGGCGCGCTCGCGGTCGACCTGTAGCGGTTTGCCAGTGGTTTCTTCGGTGAAGCGCAAGGTGCACTCAAGTTTGCCTCGGGAAATGCCCTGACGCAGCGCTTCACGCACAGCCCCTTCGAGGTCCCGGAAAGACTCGGGCAAACGCAGGTGCGGCTCCAGGTAACGGCTGTTGACCGAGCGCAGCTCCCAGCTCAGGGTGCCCTGAGTGCCGGCGCTTTCGACGCGGGCAAAGGCGGTCATGCTGTGCACCATGGAGGTACCTCGCGATCTGATGAATTAAGCCGGGCGGCTATTAAGGCGGCGGATTGTAACGCAGTGCGGGCGATGGCCCCAAACGGCGTCTGTCGTAAAGCCGGACTTGTTTTGCGTGGGAGCTGGCTTGCCAGCGATGGTATCGGAGGGGGCTTACAGTAAGAACGCATTGCTCGTATCGCTGGCAAGCCAGACTCCCACGTATGGGTCGCGGCAAAACATAGCATGCGTTTTAAATGTGCCCTGATCGGCCATGGCCTTTATAATGCTCGGCAGTTTTCCGTCCCGTACAGGTATCCCACATGAAACGTCCAAGTGGTCGCGTTGCCGATCAGCTGCGCCCGATCCGCATCACCCGCAACTACACCAAACACGCAGAGGGTTCTGTACTGGTCGAGTTCGGTGACACTAAAGTCATCTGCACCGTCAGCGTCGAGAACGGCGTTCCGCGCTTCCTTAAAGGTCAGGGCCAAGGCTGGCTGACAGCCGAATACGGCATGCTGCCGCGCGCCACTGGCGAGCGTAACCAGCGTGAAGCGAGCCGTGGCAAGCAAGGCGGCCGCACCCTTGAAATCCAGCGCCTGATCGGCCGCTCGCTGCGAGCTGCACTGGATATGTCCAAGCTGGGCGACATCACTCTGTACGTCGATTGCGACGTGATCCAGGCTGACGGCGGTACCCGTACCGCGTCGATCACCGGCTCAATGGTTGCACTGGTTGATGCGCTGAAAGTGATCAAAAAGCGTGGTGGCCTCAAAGGCGGCGACCCGATCAAGCAAATGATCGCCGCTGTATCGGTGGGCATGTATCAAGGCGTGCCAGTGCTTGACCTGGACTACCCTGAAGATTCGGCAGCCGAAACCGACTTGAACGTCGTGATGACCAGCAGCGGTGGTTTCATCGAAGTTCAGGGCACCGCCGAAGGTGCGCCGTTCCAGCCGGAAGAGCTGAACGCCATGCTGGCACTGGCACAAAAAGGCATGAACGAAATCTTCGCCTTGCAACAGGCGGCGTTGGTTGACTGATCGACAGGAGAACGCCATGACTGAGTCAGACCTTTCAACCCCAAAGCCGAGCCGTGAAGCTCGTCAATGGGCGATGTTCTGTCATTTTGCGGCGTTCCTTGGAATGTGGTTTCCGTTTGGCAACCTGATCGGGCCGTTGATTCTGTGGCAGCTCAAGCGTGAGAGCGATCCCTTTATCGACGAGCAGGGCAAGGAGTCTCTGAACTTTCAGATCACTGTGGCGATTGCTTCGGCCATTTGCTACGTGCTGATGTTTGTTCTGATTGGCTTCGTCTTGCTCGGCCTGGTGTTCATCGGCGCGGTGGTGCTGGTGGTCATCGCCGGGGTTAAAGCCAATGACGGCGTGGCGTACCGCTACCCCTTCACCTGGCGCCCGATCAAGTAAGCCAAATATTTGTAGGAGCGAGCTCGCCTAGCGATCTTTTTAAAGATCAAGAGATCGCGAGGCAAGCTCGCTCTTGCAGTGAGGCTCACAAAAAAAATGCCCGTATCTTTCGATACGGGCATTTTTATAACTGCGAAAAAACACTTAGATAGTCAGTGTCCAGTCGTAGTCCACGATCAACGGCGCATGTTGCGAGAAGCGCGGCTGACGCGGCAAGCGAGCGCTGCGTACAAAGCGGCGCAAGCCCGGGGTCAACAATTGGTAGTCGAAACGCCAGCCCAGATTCAGCATCTCGGCCTGTTCGTTGTCCGGCCACCAGCTGTACTGATCGCCTTCACGACTGACTTCACGCAACGCATCGACATAGCCCATGTTGCCGACAATCTCATCCATCCAGGCCCGCTCAGGCGCCAGGAAACCAGGAGACTGCTGGCTGTCACGCCAGTTTTTAATGTCGAGTTTTTGCTGCGCCACATACAGCGAGCCGCAGTAAATGTACTCACGACGCTTGCGACGCTGCTTATCCAGGTAGCGAGCAAAGTCGTCCATTAGCTTGAACTTCTGGTTCAAGTCTTCATCGCCATTCTGCCCCGAAGGGAGCAGCAAGGTCGCGATGCTGACCTTATCGAAATCGGCTTGCAGGTAGCGCCCGTAGCGATCGGCCGTCTCGAAGCCCAGCCCAGTGATGACTGCTTTCGGTTGCAACCGCGAGTACAAAGCCACGCCGCCTTGGGCAGGGACTTCAGCTTCG
This window encodes:
- the gmk gene encoding guanylate kinase, producing the protein MTHSTGTLYIISAPSGAGKSSLVKALIDVEPQIRVSVSHTTRAMRPGEVDGVHYHFVEREAFVKMIEHGDFLERAEVFGNLYGTSQSYLQQTLDEGHDLILEIDWQGAEQVRKLMPQARSIFILPPSQQALRDRLDNRGQDSAEIIDGRMREAVSEMSHYVDYDYLIINDDFALALEDMKAIFRANRLQQKRQQQRFGKLLAELLG
- a CDS encoding RidA family protein: MSKTVITSDKAPAAIGTYSQAIKAGNTVYMSGQIPLDPKTMELVEGFEAQTVQVFENLKSVAEAAGGSFKDIVKLNIFLTDLSHFAKVNEIMGKYFEQPYPARAAIGVAALPKGSQVEMDAILVLE
- the rph gene encoding ribonuclease PH; the protein is MKRPSGRVADQLRPIRITRNYTKHAEGSVLVEFGDTKVICTVSVENGVPRFLKGQGQGWLTAEYGMLPRATGERNQREASRGKQGGRTLEIQRLIGRSLRAALDMSKLGDITLYVDCDVIQADGGTRTASITGSMVALVDALKVIKKRGGLKGGDPIKQMIAAVSVGMYQGVPVLDLDYPEDSAAETDLNVVMTSSGGFIEVQGTAEGAPFQPEELNAMLALAQKGMNEIFALQQAALVD
- the spoT gene encoding bifunctional GTP diphosphokinase/guanosine-3',5'-bis pyrophosphate 3'-pyrophosphohydrolase, translated to MPSIDALADRLSAYLSADQVNLVRRAYFYAEQAHDGQRRRSGEPYVTHPLAVANILADMHMDHQSLMAAMLHDVIEDTGIAKEALVAQFGETVAELVDGVSKLTQMNFETKAEAQAENFQKMAMAMARDIRVILVKLADRLHNMRTLEVLSGEKRRRIAKETLEIYAPIANRLGMHSIRIEFEDLGFKAMYPMRSARIYQAVKRARGNRKEIVNKIEESLSHCLAIDGIQGEVSGRQKHIYGIYKKMRGKRRAFNEIMDVYAFRIIVDKVDTCYRVLGAVHNLYKPLPGRFKDYIAIPKANGYQSLHTTLFGMHGVPIEIQIRTREMEEMANNGIAAHWLYKSSGDEQHTGTHARARQWVKGVLEMQQRAGNSLEFIESVKIDLFPDEVYVFTPKGRIMELPKGSTAVDFAYAVHTDVGNSCIACRINRRLAPLSEPLQSGSTVEIVSAPGARPNPAWLNFVVTGKARTHIRHALKLQRRSESINLGERLLNKVLNGFNSALDKIPAERVQAMLQEYRLEQIEDLLEDIGLGNRMAYVVARRLLGEGEQLPSPEGPLAIRGTEGLVLSYAKCCTPIPGDPIVGHLSAGKGMVVHLDNCRNISEIRHNPEKCVQLSWAKDVTGEFNVELRVELEHQRGLIALLASSVNAADGNIEKISMDERDGRISVVQLVVSVHDRVHLARVIKKLRALTGVIRITRMRA
- a CDS encoding YicC/YloC family endoribonuclease yields the protein MVHSMTAFARVESAGTQGTLSWELRSVNSRYLEPHLRLPESFRDLEGAVREALRQGISRGKLECTLRFTEETTGKPLQVDRERAAQLVAAAETIASLIKQPAALNPLEVLAWPGVLVADATDPQALNNQALALFKQGLQELKNGREREGAELARLISERLTAIEGDVETLRVLVPQMLATQRQKVLDRFADMKAELDPQRLEQEMVMLAQKSDVAEELDRLSTHILEVRRVLKSGGAAGRRLDFLMQELNREANTLGSKAFDPRSTQAAVNLKVLIEQMREQVQNIE
- a CDS encoding exodeoxyribonuclease III, with the protein product MRIISVNVNGIQTAVERGLLSWLQAQNADVICLQDTRASAFELDDPAYQLDGYFLYACEAEVPAQGGVALYSRLQPKAVITGLGFETADRYGRYLQADFDKVSIATLLLPSGQNGDEDLNQKFKLMDDFARYLDKQRRKRREYIYCGSLYVAQQKLDIKNWRDSQQSPGFLAPERAWMDEIVGNMGYVDALREVSREGDQYSWWPDNEQAEMLNLGWRFDYQLLTPGLRRFVRSARLPRQPRFSQHAPLIVDYDWTLTI
- a CDS encoding DUF4870 domain-containing protein, which gives rise to MTESDLSTPKPSREARQWAMFCHFAAFLGMWFPFGNLIGPLILWQLKRESDPFIDEQGKESLNFQITVAIASAICYVLMFVLIGFVLLGLVFIGAVVLVVIAGVKANDGVAYRYPFTWRPIK
- the rpoZ gene encoding DNA-directed RNA polymerase subunit omega, with translation MARVTVEDCLEHVDNRFELVMLSTKRARQLATGGKEPLVQWENDKPTVVALREIAEGLMSYEFIANAEIVEDEPLFAAFEDESNEAN